GGGCGCTACCTGGCACGCCGCCGCGACGGGAGTACCTATCCGCAGCAGGCGACCATTTCACCGGTGCGCGATGCCCAAGGGCAGTTGCAGAACGTGGTCGTGGTGTGCCGGGATGTGACCGAGCAGCTTCGCTACGAAGCCATCGCCGAAGCCGTGAACGTAACGGAAAACGCGAGCCATATTTTTTCTGCCATCCGCCACGAGATGGGCAATCCCATCAACTCCATCAAGACGGCGCTCACCGTTCTGCGGCAAACGAAGCCGCTGTCTTCGGAGGCGGTCACCACCTATGTCGAGCGATGCCTGTCAGAAATCGGGCGCGTGGAATATCTGCTGCGCGCCCTGCGCTCTTTCAGCCTGTACGAAACGCCCGAACTCAAGGCCCAGCCGCTGCTGCCCTTTCTGGAGCGTTTCTGCGCCCTGGTGAAGGAGGGCCTGTCCGCGCAGGGGGTGGATTTCCAACCCCGCCTCGCCTCTGACCTGGGATGGATCAATTTCGATGCGCGGGCGCTGCATCAGGCTTTGATGAATCTCATCTCGAACGCCGTGGATGCTCTGTCGCCAGTGCCGACGCCGCAGATTACCCTGATGGCCCGGCGCTACCGTCGGTTGATTGTCATCGAGGTGCACGACAACGGGCCGGGCATCGAGCCAAAACACCGCGACCACATCTTCAAACCGTTTTACACGACCAAGCCCCAGGGAACGGGACTTGGGCTGGTGATTGCCCGGAAGCTGCTTTCCAGGATGCGGGGGACGGTCGAGCTTCAGTCGCCACCTGCGGGGGGCTGTGTGGCCATCGTCACCCTGGAAGCCCTGCCTGAAGACGATAGGTAAGATGGCACCAGCGGACGTTGCACCACTCTGAATGGCGGAGCGGACAGGTGGACAGCCTGTTTCCAGGGCGCGGCACATGGCAGATCAACTTTCGGTTTACAGGCGGATGTGGTTTGCTAAATCAAACATCCTGTGGACTTTGCCTGACAGAAAGCAGCTATGAGAAAGCTTTTCATTACCGGAGCAAGTGGTTTTGTCGGACAGGCGCTGTTGCCGGCGCTCAAGCTGGAAGGGTATGACGTTGTGGCGGTGTCGCGCAAAGTACGCGATACCGCCAGTGGTGTCCGGTGGGTACTCGGCGACCCGGTAACGGTGGATGACTGGCAAAAGGAAGTGGATGGCGCTTTTGGCCTCATCAATCTGGCCGGAGAACCCATCATCGGAAAACGGTGGACACCGGAGCAGAAAAAAGCCCTGCGCGACAGCCGCGTGGTGACGACCCAAAATCTGGTCACCGCCATTGCCCAGGCCAGGCAAAAGCCGTCGGTTCTGGTGTCGGCTTCGGCCATTGGGCTGTATCCCAAAAATGAGGAAACCGAACTCGATGAAGCCAGCCGCCCGGCCGACGACTTTCTGGGGAAGCTCTGCCAGGAGTGGGAAGATGCAGCCAAGGTCGCCGAGGTTCACGGTGTCCGTACAGTGCTGCTGCGGATTGGGGTCGTTCTGGGGCGCAATGGCGGCGCGCTGGAGCGGATGCTGCCCGTGTTCAGATGGGGATTGGGCGGGCCGTTGGGCAGCGGCAACCAGTGGTTTTCCTGGGTCCACCTTGCCGATGTGGTCGGCCTCATCCTGTGGGCGCTGGCGTCCGGGCAGGTGCAGGGACCGGTCAATGCCGTGGCGCCGAACCCGGTGCGGATGAAGGACTTTGCTTCAACGCTTGGAAAAGTTTTGAACCGTCCGGCCTTTCTGCCGGCGCCGTCCTTTGCCCTCAATCTCGTTCTCGGCGAATCGGCTCAGGTGGTACTCGATGGGCAGCGCGTTCTGCCCAAAGCCGCCCTGCAACAGGGCTACACCTTTCGTTTTCCAGAGCTGGAAGCTGCCCTGCGTGACCTGACGACCTGACTGGATTTGGCCGACTACTACCCGGTCAAGCGGGTTTTGGCTGTTTCTCGTGCTGTCCGTTGTGCGGCAGTCCGCTGGGTGGTCGCCGGCCGTGACTGCTGTGCGTGGGGATTGCCCCGACGGACGACGACCACTGTCATGTCGTCTGCCTGTTCGGCTTCGCCCATGTGCCGCCGGACATCCGAGATGATAGCTGTGCACAGGTCGTGGGCGCTCTGCTGGTCAGCCTTCTGCTCCATGAAGTCGTCAATCAAATCCCGCAGCGCCTCGTAGCCATAGGGAGACCCGTATTCGTTCAGGGCTTCGATGATCCCATCGCTGGCGAGCACAAGAAACTCCTGCCCTTCGATGTAGAGCTGCCCACCCTGGTATTCATCGTAGGTTGCCCGGCGCAGGCTCCCCAAGGGGAGTCCACGAACGTCAAGTAATTCGACGTAAGGACGCTCGCGGCTGGCATAGTGCCAGCGCCCCACTACGGGAAAGCCGGCGTTGGCGACCGTGAAGCTGCCGGTGGCCAGATCGAGCTGCGCATAAACTGCCGCTACAAACATGCGGACGCGCTTCATATCCGGGTAGAGCAGCTCGTTGAGCCGCGTGAGCATGGCGGCGCAGCCCAGCTCGTTTTCTTCCGCCTCGCTCCGAAAGGCGGTAAGCGCCACGGCGGTAAACACGGCACCGGAGACACTTTTGCCGGATACATCGCCGACAAAGATACCCAGCTTGCCGTCCGGCCCAAGGAAAAAGTCGTAGAAGTCGCCGCCAACTTCGCGCGCCGGTACGCTCATGGCGGCGATGTCCCAGTCTTTGAGCCGCGGGGGTTCGGGTGGAAGAAATGACATTTGAATCTGGGTCGCCAGGGCAAGCTGCCGCGCGTGCCGCTGCTCCTCAAGGAAGTGGTCAAGTGGGATGGGTTGTCGGTCGCGCTCACTTTCGGGTGGGCGCCAAGCGAGGGCGGTGGCCGCAAAGGGCAGTCCCACCAGCAGGGTGGGAACCCAGGGCGAGATTCCCAGCATCGGCAAAGTGGCCGCAACAATCGCCAGGCTTGTTGTCTGATACACCCACAAGGCGCAGAGTGTCCCCCACAGGCCAAACCGCTCGAACGTCGCAACCAGGATGAGCGCCAATACGGCCTGGTGCAGGAAAAGCCAGGGCTGCTCCAGCGCCGATGGCAGGACGGGGGTCAGCGAGTCGCGCCACCCCACGCTGCCCAGAAGGGCGATGATGGCCAGGGCCAGCCACTGTGGCCAGCGCAGCCAGTCCCTGACGGCGACCCAGGTAAAAGCCACCAGCACCAGCCCCAGATCGAAGGTATTGCCCACCAGCGTCCCTACCATCAGCAGGCCTGGTGACCAGGCATCAAGCAGCAGCCGAAGATTGTCGTTGATGTTTCCGGCAACCGGAAACAGGTCAGCCAGCAACCACTGCACGAGACCCGTCAGGCCCAGCAAAAACCAGCCTACCCCGCCGCCGATGAGTCCACGCTGGAGAATGGTCGTGTATGGCACACGGCGCAGGAGCAGGATGGCGCGGAAGATTTCCGTACGCGGGCGCTGGGTGTCGTACTCGATGTGCAGCAGGGCGGCGCAAACCACCCAGACCACAGCCATGCTCAACAGGATCGTCACCAGGCTGGAGATGATGTAGCCGGCCAGCCCCCCAAGTACAAACTGCGAACCTTGCGTCATGATGGCCAGCCGGGCCGGAGCGCTGCCGGCGACCGGGTTTTCAAACAGGGCCGTGCCGATGGAATAGGGCAGCGATGGAGCGAGAACAAAGAACCAGTCCACCCCCACCACGACGGCCGCCACCGTCGGAACACGCCAGAGGATGACGTGCCGGCGGGAGGCTTTCAGCAGATAGACGACGGCAGCGATGAGCAGGATCGTCTGAAGCGGCAGCCCAAGGAGGAGATAGATGATTTTTGAATCGAAGGGGCGGGCCCAGCCGCTCGTGGTGGGCTGAAGGCGGTGTTGAAAATACCACACGGTTTCACCGCGCAGCCGGACGAGCACCACGCGCGTCAGTTCGGGCAACTCCGGGAGCGGTTGCTGCCACCGCACTTCCGTCTCCGGTTGGCCGGGGACATGTTCGACCTGGGGTGGGCCCAGCCAGAACAGTCCGAGGCTGGTGCTGCTGTCGAGAAACGCCCGCGCCCGTGCGATGGCGACATCCGCTGCCGGCAGTTCGGCGGTGGAAACCGGCACATCGCCGTTGAGATAGCTGATGAGTTCCCCGCTGTTGGAAAGCCCCACCTGGGCTGCCAGGCTTCCATTAGGACGCAGCCACACCACATAGTCAATCACCACTGGAAGGTGGTACTGGGCGACCAGGCGTTGGAGATTGGCTTCCGGCCGGCGCTGGCGAAGGGTTGTGAGCGCGACCTGGTCAAGGTGGAGGACGCGAAGCGTCATGCTGCGCGGAGGAGTTTGTCCCGTCTGCCGGTTGAAGAGGTCGTAGGCCAGGCGGGCATTGGCCTCACGGTCCAGCCCGTTGAGCAGCACCGGTTCCGGGATGGCCTGGCTGGTCAGCAGGAGGCCCAGAAAAAGACCAATCAGCGCTGCTATGGCAAGCACCCCAATCGGTGGAAAAGGCAACTGGCTGGTCGAAGCAGGCATGTGGCAACGACTTTTCCAACGCACAACGCGACCCGGCGCTGACCACAACCGGGGAGACCCGTCTTTGCCGTTCCAGCCGGACGACCAGCCGCGCCGCTCAGAACGTTTTGATGTGGGGGGCCGAGGCTTTGTTCAGACGGATTTTTTCCGGCTGGCTTTGCTCCTGGCAGCAGCTTTGGGTTTTGGCACCGATGCGGCTGGGGGCAGGGCCGGAACGTCCGCTGGTACGGCAGTGTCGGTGGCCGCAAGCGCCACAGACGACTTGCGTTTCCGTTTGGATTGGCTGGGGGTAACTTCTCCGGCTGCCGGGCTTGTGTCCGTGGGAGACGCCGGTGCTCCAGAAGCGGCTGGCGCTGCTGTTTCTGTCGCCGCTTCTTTCGTCGCTGCGTCCGCCTTTTTGCGGCGGGCGCTGGGCTTTTTCGCCCCACTCCTGGGGGTATTCAACGACTCGGCCAGGGACGGCGGAAGCACGACGGCCGGCACCGCTTCTTCAGCCATCGCTCCTTCACTGATGGCCGCGTTCATTTTCTGGCGGCGCTTGATCTCTTCTTCAACCAGTTTGTCAAGGACTTCGTTTTCGGCGCGAAACCAGTCTTCAGCCATGTGCTGTGGCGTGCTGTAGCCCCGCTCGACAGAGAGCTGGTGCGCCCGCCGGCGAATGGCATCCATGACCGCCCGGTCCTTGAGCAACGACTGACGAACTTGCTTGGTATCCATCATTTCCAGGCTTGGTTCCTCCCTGAGCTTCCGGCCTGCACGCCGTGCTGTTGAACGATGATGTCGGGTCGGTAAACCGGCGCGCTTGACGAGGAGCGTAAAGTGCGAGTCGCCCTGTTTGCATAAGCACAAACCGGATTGTATATGCACAAACCGGAGATTTTCTTGGACGACTGTTGGCAAACACACTACCATGCGACACCTGCTTTGAAAACCCTGAAGGGAGTTCGCCAGTTTTGTCGGGCGGCCGTGAACCTCGCGGGCGCGTCCCAAGTAAGCGTGGATTCAGAAGCGTGGATTCAGAGGGTGTGTGATGTCGGAGTGTCATGCCTGATCGTGTGCCGTCAATTCTCATCGTGGATGATGAGTTGAGTATGCGTGAGCTGCTCGACCATGTGTTTCGGCGGGCTGGCTACCGCACCTTCGTTGCCGGAAACGGGGCGCAGGCCCTGGAGGCCCTGCGAGGGACCGTGTTTGACATCGTGCTGTCCGATGTCAGGATGCCGCGTCTTTCCGGCACTGAACTGCTGCACGAATGCCGCCAGATCTCACCCGATACGGTGGTCATTCTCATGACGGCCCATGGCACGGTCGAGCAGGCGCGCGAAGCCTTCAAACTCGGCGCGGACGACTTCATCCAGAAGCCGTTCGACATTGACGAACTCAAGCTCATCGTCAAGAACGCGCTGGAAAAAAGCCTGCTGCGCCGGGAAGTGGCCCTGCTCAAGCGCGAGTTGGGGGACCGCACGCGGCTGGAGAACATCATCGGGCGTAGCCGCCCCATGCAGGAAGTGTTGCGCCTCATCCAGACCATTGCCGGTACGAACAGCACGGTACTCATCACGGGTGAATCCGGCACCGGCAAGGAACTCGTCGCCCGTGGCATCCATGCCTGTAGCCCGCGCAGCGAACGCCCCTTTGTTTCCATCAACTGCGGCGCGTTCACGGAAACCCTCCTCGAATCGGAACTCTTTGGCTACATGAAGGGTGCCTTCACTGGTGCCACCACGAACAAAAAAGGACTGTTCGAGGCCGCTGACGGCGGCACGCTGTTTCTCGATGAAATCGGCGAAATGAGCCTGGGGATGCAGGTCAAGCTGTTGCGCGCCCTCCAGGAACGCTCGATACGGCGGGTGGGCGGTACGGAAGAAATCCCGGTGGATGTGCGGGTCGTTGCCGCCACCAACCGTGATCTTTCCCAGATGGTCGAAGCCGGAACTTTCCGCAAAGACCTGTACTTCCGGGTCAACGTCATTCCCATCAACGTTCCACCGCTGCGCGAACGGCGGGAGGACATCCGCGAGCTGGCGCTGCACTTCCTCAAAAAGTACGGACAAAACCGCACCCCGCCGGTGACAGCCATTGCCGAAACGACGCTCAAGTACCTTGAAAACTACTCGTTTCCGGGAAACGTCCGGGAATTGGAAAACATCATCGAGCGGGCCGTGGCCCTGGAGCCAACCCACGAAATCCAGCCGGAGCGCCTGCCGGAAACCGTGCTGCGCTACGACCCGGCGCGGACGGCTTCCGTCTTCGATCTGCCGGAGCAGGGCATTCATCTCGAAAACTTCCTGATGGAAATTGAAAAATCCTATATTTTGCAGGCCCTGCAGCGGACGCGGGGCAATCAGACCAAGGCGGCGGAGCTGCTTCGCATGTCGGTGCGCAGCCTGCGCCACCTGCTCGACAAGCACAAAATTCGCCACACGGCGAGTATGTTCCGTGAAAGTGGGGCCTTTCGTACAGGCGACGCCTCGGATGCCCCATAAGGTCACGCTTCGGCCCCCCGAAGGAAAAAGAAGCCCTCTGGCTCCCTCCTGCCGGTTCGCTTTTCCGCGCTGCTTGCGGACACCTCATTCCCCCCTGCTGAAGACATGAAAAAAATCGTCATTGCGGGCGGCGGTCTGGCCGGTCTCGCGGCCGCTTACGATATGGTTGAGGCCGGCTGCCAGGTCGAACTCTTCGAGTCGCGCCCGGTGCTGGGCGGCAAAGTGTCGTCCTGGAAAGATGCCGACGGTGACTGGATTGAGTCCGGGTTGCACGTTTTTTTCGGCTGCTACGAAGAGTTGTTCAAGCTCATGCGCGCCGTCGGAGCCGATAGCTATCTCCGGTGGAAAGCACCGGTGTGCCATTTCACCCTGCCGGAAGGCGTCACTTACGACATCGTTTCCTGGCGTGGTTTGCCCTTTCCGCTCCACCTGCTGCCGAATCTCGTCACGGCCAGTCAGTTTTCGCTGGGCGAAAAACTCGCCTACGGACGCGCCCTGCTGCCGGTTCTGTTTGGGGACAGCCGCTATGCCGACGCCCAGGATGAACTCAGCTATGCCGACTGGCATCGGCAGCAAGGGGTGGGGAACAACCTGCTGGGTGGGATGCTTCTGCCGCAGACGCTGGCACTGAAGTTCCTGCCACCGGAAGAGCTTTCGGCACAGGTCGTCCTGAACGTGTTTCGGCTGTTTCTCCGCCGTGACGATGGCTTTCAGGTCGCCTTCCTCGAAGGTTCGCCGGAGGAGTGCCTTGTGCAGCCGCTGGTTCAGGCGATTACGCGTGCTGGCGGGCACGTTCACACCGGGCGCAAGGTCACGCGGATTGAGCTGGACGCCACCGGGCACGTCCGTGGTTTCGTGGTGGACGGGACGCTGCACACGGGCGATGCGTATCTGTGCGCCCTGCCGGTACATCAGATGAACCGGCTCATTCCGGCCGCCTGGCGGGCGCAGTATCCGTACTTCGATCACCTGCGGCATTTCGTCGGCGTGCCGGTGATGAATGTCCAGCTTTGGCTCGACGGACGCCTGACCGAACGGGACAACCTGCTCTTTGGCGGCGCGGGACTGACGCCGGTCTATGCCGACATGCGCCTGACGACGCCGCGCTATGCCCCGGCCAGCGGCAACACCCTGCTTGAAGCCGTGGTGGCGCCGGCGCGCGAACTGATGGCCTTGAGCGATGCCGAAGTCGTGGCGGCCGTGTGGGAGCGGATGAAATCGTACTACCCGACAGTCGCGCCGCGCCTCAACATCGTGAAGTCCTCCGTGGTGCGGATTCCCCAGTCGGTCTATCACCCCAAGCCGGGGCTGGAGCGATACCGTCCCACGCAGGCTTCGCCGGTGCCCAACTTCTTTCTGGCGGGCGGCTTTACCCGTGGACACCGCTTCTTTGACAGCATGGAAGGTGCCGTGGCCAGCGGCCGGCTGGCGGCCAAGGCCATGCTGGCCTATGTGCAGACTGGTCGGGCAGCCGCAGCGTGAAGGTTACTCGGAAGCCCCCTTGGCTTTGGCCGTGGCTTCCGGCGCGGTTGCCGCAACGCGGTTGGGCATGAGAATGGCGCGCAGTTCCCGTTCAAGCTGCTCGCGCAACGCCGGATTGGCGGCCAGCGCCTGCTTGGCATTTTCGCGCCCCTGTCCTAGGCGTTCGCCGCCTTTGATGGAAAACCAGGCGCCGCTTTTCTCGACGAGCTTGTGCTCCACGCCGAGATCGAGCAGGTCGCCTTCACGGGAAATGCCCTTGCCGTAGATGATGTCGAATTCGACTTCCTTGAACGGCGGGGCCAGTTTGTTTTTGGCAATTTTGGCTTTGGTGCGGCTGCCGATGACTTCCTCGCCGTCCTTGATCGAGGCCGTGCGGCGGATGTCAATCCGTACCGAGGCGTAGAACTTGAGCGCCCGGCCGCCGGTCGTCGTTTCCGGCGAGCCCCACATCACGCCGATTTTTTCCCGAATCTGGTTGATGAAAATCAGGCAGGTGTTCGTGCGGTTGGCGACGGCGGTCAGCTTGCGCAGGGCCTGGGACATCAGCCGCGCCTGGAGGCCCGGCAGGGAGTCGCCCATGTCGCCATCGAGTTCGGCTTTGGGAACGAGTGCCGCCACGGAGTCCACGACCACGAGATCGAACGCTGCCGAGCGGACGAGGGCTTCCGCAATTTCCAGCGCCTGCTCGCCACTATCCGGCTGCGAGACAAAGAGGTTTTCAATATCCACGCCGAGTTTGGCGGCATAGCCCGGATCGAGCGCGTGTTCGGCATCAATGAAGGCCACCTGTCCGCCGGTGCGCTGGGCTTCGGCGGCGACGTGCAGGGCCAGCGTCGTTTTGCCACCGGATTCCGGCCCGTAGATTTCGACGATCCGCCCCCGGGGCACACCGCCAATGCCGATGGCCGCATCGAGGCTCAGGCAGGTCGTGGAAATGGCCGGCACCTCGATGGCCTGCCGCTCGCCCAGGCGCATCACGACACCCTTGCCAAACTGCTTTTCAAGGCTGGCGATGGCGGCATCAATGGCTTTGTTGCGTTCCTGTCGTGTGTCCGTCATGGGTGGCTCTCGCTTTGCAAAGGAAAGTTGGAAAGGAAGACCGGAAATGGACTTTGAACCTTACCTGCCCGGCACTAGATTGAAAAGAGCAGGCCGTAAGGATGTCCTTCGCCCGGTGGCGCACGCAGGGGTTTGGTGCTTCCGGTCCGGCGGTTGGCGGGCCTGGGTTCAGGTTTTTGGGTTTTTCAGATGTTGGGGTTGGTGATCGCAGGTTTCAGGAGGTCTCCCGATGGCGGCTCCCGGTAATCCCTTTGTGTCCATGGCGGCGCGTCCCAGTGAGCAGACCCGTGGGTTGTGCCCGGCGCTGGCAATGTACTTGTCCTGTGTCAACTGTCCGTTTGTGGCGGCCTGTCCCTACAAAACCCGGCTGGGCGATTTTGGGGCGGAGGCAGCCGCTCAGGAAAATGAGGCCCGTGACCGGGCACAACGGCTCATGACGGTGCTGTGTAACGAAGGTGCGCCGGATGCCCAGCGGCAGCAGGCGGCCGATGAAGCGGCGGCCTGGCTGGAGGCGGACACCGGGCTGTTGCCCCACGTCCGGGGGGCGCTGGCCATTGCCCTGGGGGACTACGGCGACGTACGCGCCTTCGAGCCGCTGGTGGCCACGCTGGGCGATCTGCGGCTGGGTGAGCAGCAGTCTTTCCTGCGCGAAGATGCGGCTTTGACGCTGGGCGATATGAATGACGCGCGGGCCTGCGAACCTTTGACCCACTGCCTGACGGACTGGCGGCCGGGGGTGCGTTTTGCCTGCGCTGTTGCGCTGGGGCGGCTCGGTCTGCCGGAGGCGGTTCCGGCTTTGAAGTCCCTGCGGGATATTCGCATCGGTGATGATTTTGGGCAGCTCAACGAGCAGGTGCATGAAATGTGCCTGCACGCGCTGGCACTGCTGGGTGAAGCCGATGTACGCGAGCCGTTGGAGCAGCTTCTGACGGCGGAACGGCGGGTGGCGCTGTCACGCGCTGAAATCGTCTTTGCTCTGGGCGAGTTGGGTGACGCGGCGAGTGTGCCGGCGCTCGAAGCCCTTTATGCGGGTGAGATTGGCGAGGGATTGCGCCACTACACGGCGATTGCCCTGGGCCGGCTTGGCCGGGACATGCGCGAGGTGGTGCATCCCCTGCTGGCGGCGGAGGATGAGGACCTGGCGTTTCATGCGGCGCGGGCCTTGGCCGTGCTGGGGGATGAACGGGCTGTCGAGCCGCTGGTACTGCGCGGGTTGACCTGCCGCCGTGGGTACATCCGCCGGTTGTCAGTTCAGGCGCTTCGTCCATTTCTGGGGCAACCGGCAGTGCAGGCGGCGCTGGAAGCCTACGCCGAGCAGGAGCCGGTACCGAGCCTGCGCCAACGGCTGGCACTGGGCGCATAGACGGGCTGCTTACGTGCGTCGGGGTACCACAGGTTTCAGGCTGAAATACGGAAACTGTCTCGTCAGGCTCTTTGCTCACGCTGAATATACAAGCTGCCGCCTGGGTTCTTGGTACACAAAGGCATTTTCTCCCTAATCAGGTCGCCGAACCTAAAGTAAACATAGGTAGTGAAAAAATGGATACTCCACTCTGAGTTGTATGACAGGAATGCTCGCAGGAAGTAATTTTCATTCCAGTATCGGCCTTCAAGCAGCCATTCAGAAGGGTATTCAAACGGATAGGCAATATCGTGGAAGTGAACAAAAACTCCAGGTTTAAGATACGGCAAAACTTCAAAAATGAGAAACTGCAAATCACTTCCGCACTTTACAACATGGCTCGAGTCAATGAACAAGAGGTCGCCTGACTCAAGTGCTCTGAAAACATCAGGCTGAACTGACTGAACCTTTTTTTCAATTAACCTGAATCGTTCTATATCACCTTCTCTGAGTAAGCTTAAGAGTCTATCAGGGTACGGCTCAATGAAAGTAACTTCGGGCTTGTAGAAAGAGAATTTTTCAATTGTGTCCAGTATCAAGGCGGATGAAAATCCGCAACCGACCTCGATGATTCTCTTTGGTGTGTATCTTCTTAGAAAGCAGTGGAGAAAAATAGCATCAGAGTAACTGAACCATTGATTGTTGTAATAGTATCTGTGAGTTGACTTTTGCTCTTCCGGGAAGGATATGTCTGGATAAAAACTTATGTATTCTTTGAGCAACTCAAGCTGCTCATCCTCATTGAGATTAATACCGGGCAGTTCATTCTTTGGTGTACCTCTTGTCTGTACATAGTGAAGAACCTCCTCTTTTGAAGGAATGGGAGAATAGTAGTGTCCCGCCGGAAAGGCCCCCTGGTTTTTCACCTGTTGAATGAGGTCTCTGATGAATGGGAGCCTCTTGATGAAAGCCTTGATTGCTTGCTTCATGACCTTTGCTTTCAGGGACGAGCGTTAGGCTGCGTGGACTGGACCGGCCAAAATTCCTGTTCCGCCGCTGTCCAGGCGCGTACCCCCAGGTGTGTACCCCCAGGTATGTATCCGTGGAATACACGGCTACCAAGGCTAGCCCCGAACCGGTGGGTGGTCCCAGTTGGCCAGAACGCCATTCCACGGTGGAATGACAATCGAAGCCTTGCCTTCACAGACCGTCTTGCACGCCAGGCGGATGACCGGGTGCGCTGTCCCATCGTACGGATAGCCGATTTTTTTCAGGCGCGTGACTTCAAAGGGCGTAATCGCACTGAGGTTTTCAGCGCCGCTCAGTACACCAATCCAGCACGTGCCACAGGCCCCGGTCTGGCATTCCGTAGGAATCGGTCCCGCGACACAGCGTGGGTCCTTTTCCTTGTACGACGCCGCATTGGGCATCTGTCCGGCGGCCATGGTCAGCGGCTGGCCGGAGATGGCCTGAAACTTCGCTGCCGGGTTCTGTTCATCAAAGCGAATCGTGTAGGTCTGGTTGATTTCACTGCGCAGGAGCATGTCCCACAGGGTACGTGGCTCCGGCCGCCGACGCTCGGCAACAATCAACTCCGGCTCCAGCGGCGGCACATCCATTGGCGGCGGGGGCGTCGAGAAGGCTTCCTCGCCGACCTGTTGCAGGGTGGCGTAAGCCACCGCCGTAATGCCCAGTGCCAGTCCCGGATCGAGTCCGGTGCGCCGCGCCGCCTGGCGAATGTAGTTTTCCAGCGTTGTCCGGGGCGGGGTGCGGAGGTCGGTCAACATGGCTTTCTGGACTTTCGGCCAGAAACGGTGCCCATAGAAAAACCAGTGCGAGGTGTGGATATGGTCGGCGAGGCGGTAGCGTCCGTTGAGCAGGCAGTCCTGCCGGGCGCGCGCTTCATCTTCGGTCAGCATGCGAAACAGCTTGACCGGGTAAAAAGCAAACCACACCCGGAGCGCGTTCTGGTCAACGGGATGCACATCGGGCAGAAGGCTGGCAACAATCGCCGCCCAGGCTTCGTCGTCGTGGCGGCGCAGAAACTCAATAAACTGACTGGCAGTATCTGGCATGGTGAATACCTGCACGTCTGAGGTTGTCCCTTATGCGCGCATGGCGCGAAATCGGGCATCATAGTCGGGCGTTCATCAGACTGTCCACTGTGCGAGGTGTGGCCGGTGAAGGCGCTGCGTTTGGTCAACGGACAATTACAGCTTGCCGAAATCCCCCGGCCGGACATGCCCGAAGAAGCGGTCATCCGGGTGACTTATGCCGGTATCTGTGCGACGGATGCCGCCATCGTACGGGGCTACACCGGCTTTTCCGGCACACTTGGACACGAATTTGTCGGCGTCGTGGCTGCGGCCCCCGATGCTGCCTGGATCGGGCGG
This window of the Chloracidobacterium sp. N genome carries:
- a CDS encoding sigma-54 dependent transcriptional regulator, with protein sequence MPDRVPSILIVDDELSMRELLDHVFRRAGYRTFVAGNGAQALEALRGTVFDIVLSDVRMPRLSGTELLHECRQISPDTVVILMTAHGTVEQAREAFKLGADDFIQKPFDIDELKLIVKNALEKSLLRREVALLKRELGDRTRLENIIGRSRPMQEVLRLIQTIAGTNSTVLITGESGTGKELVARGIHACSPRSERPFVSINCGAFTETLLESELFGYMKGAFTGATTNKKGLFEAADGGTLFLDEIGEMSLGMQVKLLRALQERSIRRVGGTEEIPVDVRVVAATNRDLSQMVEAGTFRKDLYFRVNVIPINVPPLRERREDIRELALHFLKKYGQNRTPPVTAIAETTLKYLENYSFPGNVRELENIIERAVALEPTHEIQPERLPETVLRYDPARTASVFDLPEQGIHLENFLMEIEKSYILQALQRTRGNQTKAAELLRMSVRSLRHLLDKHKIRHTASMFRESGAFRTGDASDAP
- a CDS encoding FAD-dependent oxidoreductase, which encodes MKKIVIAGGGLAGLAAAYDMVEAGCQVELFESRPVLGGKVSSWKDADGDWIESGLHVFFGCYEELFKLMRAVGADSYLRWKAPVCHFTLPEGVTYDIVSWRGLPFPLHLLPNLVTASQFSLGEKLAYGRALLPVLFGDSRYADAQDELSYADWHRQQGVGNNLLGGMLLPQTLALKFLPPEELSAQVVLNVFRLFLRRDDGFQVAFLEGSPEECLVQPLVQAITRAGGHVHTGRKVTRIELDATGHVRGFVVDGTLHTGDAYLCALPVHQMNRLIPAAWRAQYPYFDHLRHFVGVPVMNVQLWLDGRLTERDNLLFGGAGLTPVYADMRLTTPRYAPASGNTLLEAVVAPARELMALSDAEVVAAVWERMKSYYPTVAPRLNIVKSSVVRIPQSVYHPKPGLERYRPTQASPVPNFFLAGGFTRGHRFFDSMEGAVASGRLAAKAMLAYVQTGRAAAA
- a CDS encoding TIGR01777 family oxidoreductase, encoding MRKLFITGASGFVGQALLPALKLEGYDVVAVSRKVRDTASGVRWVLGDPVTVDDWQKEVDGAFGLINLAGEPIIGKRWTPEQKKALRDSRVVTTQNLVTAIAQARQKPSVLVSASAIGLYPKNEETELDEASRPADDFLGKLCQEWEDAAKVAEVHGVRTVLLRIGVVLGRNGGALERMLPVFRWGLGGPLGSGNQWFSWVHLADVVGLILWALASGQVQGPVNAVAPNPVRMKDFASTLGKVLNRPAFLPAPSFALNLVLGESAQVVLDGQRVLPKAALQQGYTFRFPELEAALRDLTT
- a CDS encoding PP2C family protein-serine/threonine phosphatase — protein: MPASTSQLPFPPIGVLAIAALIGLFLGLLLTSQAIPEPVLLNGLDREANARLAYDLFNRQTGQTPPRSMTLRVLHLDQVALTTLRQRRPEANLQRLVAQYHLPVVIDYVVWLRPNGSLAAQVGLSNSGELISYLNGDVPVSTAELPAADVAIARARAFLDSSTSLGLFWLGPPQVEHVPGQPETEVRWQQPLPELPELTRVVLVRLRGETVWYFQHRLQPTTSGWARPFDSKIIYLLLGLPLQTILLIAAVVYLLKASRRHVILWRVPTVAAVVVGVDWFFVLAPSLPYSIGTALFENPVAGSAPARLAIMTQGSQFVLGGLAGYIISSLVTILLSMAVVWVVCAALLHIEYDTQRPRTEIFRAILLLRRVPYTTILQRGLIGGGVGWFLLGLTGLVQWLLADLFPVAGNINDNLRLLLDAWSPGLLMVGTLVGNTFDLGLVLVAFTWVAVRDWLRWPQWLALAIIALLGSVGWRDSLTPVLPSALEQPWLFLHQAVLALILVATFERFGLWGTLCALWVYQTTSLAIVAATLPMLGISPWVPTLLVGLPFAATALAWRPPESERDRQPIPLDHFLEEQRHARQLALATQIQMSFLPPEPPRLKDWDIAAMSVPAREVGGDFYDFFLGPDGKLGIFVGDVSGKSVSGAVFTAVALTAFRSEAEENELGCAAMLTRLNELLYPDMKRVRMFVAAVYAQLDLATGSFTVANAGFPVVGRWHYASRERPYVELLDVRGLPLGSLRRATYDEYQGGQLYIEGQEFLVLASDGIIEALNEYGSPYGYEALRDLIDDFMEQKADQQSAHDLCTAIISDVRRHMGEAEQADDMTVVVVRRGNPHAQQSRPATTQRTAAQRTARETAKTRLTG
- the recA gene encoding recombinase RecA translates to MTDTRQERNKAIDAAIASLEKQFGKGVVMRLGERQAIEVPAISTTCLSLDAAIGIGGVPRGRIVEIYGPESGGKTTLALHVAAEAQRTGGQVAFIDAEHALDPGYAAKLGVDIENLFVSQPDSGEQALEIAEALVRSAAFDLVVVDSVAALVPKAELDGDMGDSLPGLQARLMSQALRKLTAVANRTNTCLIFINQIREKIGVMWGSPETTTGGRALKFYASVRIDIRRTASIKDGEEVIGSRTKAKIAKNKLAPPFKEVEFDIIYGKGISREGDLLDLGVEHKLVEKSGAWFSIKGGERLGQGRENAKQALAANPALREQLERELRAILMPNRVAATAPEATAKAKGASE